The genomic segment GGATGCTGCGCGACTCGCTGAGGTGGCCTGCGGCTCGGTAGGCAGCGGTTTCGACGCGGATCCTGGCTTGTTCCGGCTGGCGGCCGAAGCGTTGCGGATCCGGATGGCTGCGCGCGGCGACGCAATGCTGGCGGTGTCCACCAGTCTCCTCGATCCGCTGCCCCACCAGATCCAGGCTGTCTACAACGAGCTGCTGCCGCGGACCCCGCTGCGTTTCCTCCTCGCTGACGACCCCGGTGCAGGGAAGACCATCATGGCCGGGCTTTACATCAAGGAGCTGGCGCTCCGCGGTGATCTGGAGCGCTGTCTCATCGTCGTGCCGGGAGGACTAGTCGAACAGTGGCAGGACGAGCTGCTCGAGAAGTTCGGCCTCGACTTCACCCTCCTCACCCGGCAGCTGACCGACGCGACGATCGAGGGCAACGTCTTCGATCGTCATCCCCGGCTCATCGCTCGCATGGACGCGTTGGCGCGCTCCGAGGATATGCAGCGGCTGCTCGGGGAGAGCGGGTGGGACCTGGTCGTCGTGGACGAGGCCCACCGGATGAGCGCTAGTTACTTCGGCACGGAGCTGAAGACCACGAAGCGCTACGAGCTTGGTCGCCTCCTTGGTCGCCTCACTCGCCACCTGCTCCTGATGACCGCCACCCCACACGCAGGCAAGGAGGAGGACTTTCAGCTGTTCATGACGCTGCTGGACAGCGACCGGTTCAGCGGCCGCTATCGGGCAGGTATCCACCGGCACGATGTCTCCGGCCTGATGCGACGCATGATCAAGGAGGACCTGCTCACCTTCGATGGCAAGCAACTGTTCCCAGAGCGCCGCGCTTACACCGTGCCGTACGAACTGTCGCCTGCTGAGTATGACCTGTACGAGCAGGTCACGGAGTACGTCCGCCAGGAGATGAACCGGGCGGAGCGGTTGGACGGCCGACGAGGCAACCAGGTCGGTTTCGCGCTTACCGTCCTCCAGCGTCGCCTCGCCTCCAGCCCAGCGGCGATCCACCGGTCCCTAGAACGCAGGCGGATGCGACTGGAGACCCGACGTCAGGAGATGTTGTCGGATCAGACCGTGGCGAACTTGGCCCTTGAGTCCGCACCGTCCATCCCCGTCGAGGACGAGTTGGACGACTTGACCGGTGGCGAGTTGGAGGATCTCGAGGAGCAGGTCGTCGATGCGGCGACCGCCGCCCGCACCCTCCAAGAGCTGGAGCTGGAGATCGCCGCGCTGAGCGAGCTGGAGCGGCTCGCCGCACGGGTACTGGCCTCCGGCGACGACCGCAAGTGGCGGGAGTTGTCGGGGCTGCTCCAGGATGACCCGCTGTTGCGGGATGAGAGAGGGCTGCCGCGCAAGCTGATCATTTTCACCGAGCATCGCGACACTCTTGAGTACCTGTCCCGCCGCATCAGGAATCTGATCGGACGCCCCGAGGGAGTCGTCGCCATCCATGGCGGCACCCCACGCCCACAGCGCCGTGACATCCGCGATGCCTTCAACCAGGACCCCGAAGTTCGCGTTCTTGTCGCTACCGACGCAGCCGGCGAGGGCCTCAACCTCCAGCGCGCTCACCTCATGGTCAACTACGACCTGCCGTGGAACCCCAATCGAATCGAGCAGCGCTTCGGCCGGATCCACCGCATCGGCCAGACCGAGGTTTGCCACCTGTGGAATCTGATTGCCGCCGACACTCGAGAGGGGCAGGTCTTCCAACGACTCCTCGACAAGATCGAGCAGCAGTCGAGAGCATACGACGGCAAGGTCTACAACGTCCTGGGTGAGCTCTTCGAGGGCGAGCCGTTGCGAGGCTTGCTCTTGGAGGCAATCCGCTACGGCGACCGACCTGAGGTCAAGAGCCGCCTGGATCAGGTCATCGACGCCCGGGTAGGTGAGCGGGCAGTGGAGCTGATCAAGGGGCTCGCACTCGACACCCATGTCATGGGGTTGGAGGACGTCGAGGCGGTACGGCTGCGTATGGAGGAGGCTCAAGCCAAGCGGTTGCATCCGCACTACGTACGAGCCTTCTTTCGTGACGCCTTTGACCGTCTCGGTGGTCACCTCAGGGCGCGAGAAAACGGCCGTTTCGAGATCACTCATATTCCGTCCCTCCTGCGCGATACGGGCCGCTTTGGGCTCGGCCTGGGCGGAGTCGTGCAGCGCCGCTATGAACGGGTGTGCTTCGACCGCGAGCGCGTCACTGTGCCTGGCGCCGCCCGGGCCGACCTCATCGCCCCTGGGCACCCGCTCTTCGACGCGGTTCTGGAAGAGACGGTTCACCGGCACGGGGACCTACTCACGCGAGGCGCGGTTCTGATCGACGCCTCCGATGCAGGGACCACCCCCCGACTGTTGACCGCGCTGGTCCAAGAGGTCGTCGATGGGCACGGACGGTCAGTGGACCGTTCCTTTGCGTTCGTGGAGCTGAATCCCGACGGAACGGCCCACGACGCGGGCCCTGCTCCCTATCTGGACTATCGCCCGCCCACGCCCCGGGAGGCCGAGGCGGCAGGGGCGCTACTCACGGATGAGTGGCTCCGAGATGGGGGGCCCGCCCGTGCCATGGACTGGGCCGTGCGGGAGGCCGTCCCGCAGCACCTGAACCGCACCCGGGAACGACTGCTGCCCGTCATCGAGCGTACTCGTGCCCAGGTCGAGCAGCGGCTGCGGCAGGAGATCAGCTTCTGGCATGCGCAGGCCGGAAAACTCGAACTGGATGTTGCCGAGGGCAAGAAAGTCCGTCACCGTCCGGAAACCGCGCGTGCTTGGGCTGAGGACCTTGAGCGCCGCCGTGAGCAACGTTTGGCCGTGCTCGACAAAGACCAGGCTCTTCAGGCCCGCCCGCCAGTAGTGGCGGGCTGCGCGCTCGTTGTACCTGTGGGCTGGCTGGTCAGACACCTTGGCCCTGCCGAGACCCCGGTAGAGAGGGCTGTACTCGCTGCCATGCATGCGGCCGACGGCTACGAGACCGACCGGCGGGCTGTGGCTGCGGTACTCGGCGCCGAGCGTGGCCTTGGGCGCGTCCCTGAAGAGATGGCCCACAACAATCCCGGCTACGACATCCGATCGCTTAGTCTTAACGGTCACCTCGTGCACATCGAGGTGAAGGGTCGCCGAGAGGGCGCAGAGCACTTCTACGTCAGCCGAAACGAGGTCCTCGTCGCCAAGAATCGCGGCGCGCAGCATCGTCTCGCCCTGGTCTCCGTCAGTCCGCGGGGGGCGGAGCACGACGAGATCCGCTACTTGACCGACGCCTTCGCCGACACCGACTTCGGCGACCTGCAGACCGAGGGTGTGCTGCTGTCCTGGCAGGACGCCTGGAACAAGGGAGGAACCCCGCAGTGAGCGGTGCAACCGAAGACACGGCCTCTGCTCCGGAGCGCCGCACCAAGCTCATCGAGGTATCCCTCCCTCTGGAGGCGATCAACAGGGAGTCGGCTCGGGAGAAGTCCATCCGGCACGGGCACCCGTCCACGCTCCACCTGTGGTGGGCGCGCCGGCCGTTGGCGGCTGCGCGTGCGATGCTCTTCGCTCAGCTCGTGGACGACCCGGCTTCGCGGCCTGATCTGTATCCGGGGCTGGAGGAGCAGAAGGCCGAGCGGCAGCGATTGTTCGACCTCATCGAGGAGATGGTGCCTTGGGAGGCCACGCGCGATGAGCGGATCATGCGCAAGGTTCGGGAGAAGATCGCCGAGTCGCATGGTGACGGTCCACTTCCGCCTGTCCTTGACCCCTTCGCCGGCGGTGGGACGATTCCGCTGGAGGCGCACCGGCTGGGGCTTGAGGCTCATGCCAGTGACCTGAATCCGGTGCCGGTTGTCATCAACAAAGCGTTGATCGAGATCCCGCCCAAGTGGGCTGGGTGCAAGCCGGTGTCCCCGA from the Streptomyces sp. NBC_01335 genome contains:
- a CDS encoding helicase-related protein, coding for MSERARLSLGDLTAGRAVSGIVTGGDVTVVAVQMFGPAAAQVTYRRPDGTVEERILYEEDAARLAEVACGSVGSGFDADPGLFRLAAEALRIRMAARGDAMLAVSTSLLDPLPHQIQAVYNELLPRTPLRFLLADDPGAGKTIMAGLYIKELALRGDLERCLIVVPGGLVEQWQDELLEKFGLDFTLLTRQLTDATIEGNVFDRHPRLIARMDALARSEDMQRLLGESGWDLVVVDEAHRMSASYFGTELKTTKRYELGRLLGRLTRHLLLMTATPHAGKEEDFQLFMTLLDSDRFSGRYRAGIHRHDVSGLMRRMIKEDLLTFDGKQLFPERRAYTVPYELSPAEYDLYEQVTEYVRQEMNRAERLDGRRGNQVGFALTVLQRRLASSPAAIHRSLERRRMRLETRRQEMLSDQTVANLALESAPSIPVEDELDDLTGGELEDLEEQVVDAATAARTLQELELEIAALSELERLAARVLASGDDRKWRELSGLLQDDPLLRDERGLPRKLIIFTEHRDTLEYLSRRIRNLIGRPEGVVAIHGGTPRPQRRDIRDAFNQDPEVRVLVATDAAGEGLNLQRAHLMVNYDLPWNPNRIEQRFGRIHRIGQTEVCHLWNLIAADTREGQVFQRLLDKIEQQSRAYDGKVYNVLGELFEGEPLRGLLLEAIRYGDRPEVKSRLDQVIDARVGERAVELIKGLALDTHVMGLEDVEAVRLRMEEAQAKRLHPHYVRAFFRDAFDRLGGHLRARENGRFEITHIPSLLRDTGRFGLGLGGVVQRRYERVCFDRERVTVPGAARADLIAPGHPLFDAVLEETVHRHGDLLTRGAVLIDASDAGTTPRLLTALVQEVVDGHGRSVDRSFAFVELNPDGTAHDAGPAPYLDYRPPTPREAEAAGALLTDEWLRDGGPARAMDWAVREAVPQHLNRTRERLLPVIERTRAQVEQRLRQEISFWHAQAGKLELDVAEGKKVRHRPETARAWAEDLERRREQRLAVLDKDQALQARPPVVAGCALVVPVGWLVRHLGPAETPVERAVLAAMHAADGYETDRRAVAAVLGAERGLGRVPEEMAHNNPGYDIRSLSLNGHLVHIEVKGRREGAEHFYVSRNEVLVAKNRGAQHRLALVSVSPRGAEHDEIRYLTDAFADTDFGDLQTEGVLLSWQDAWNKGGTPQ